One segment of Thermodesulfobacteriota bacterium DNA contains the following:
- a CDS encoding type II toxin-antitoxin system VapC family toxin, which translates to MYLDTSALLKIYILETGTQEVRELVREADLIFISRIAYLEFHSAISRKALEGEKDWREALKNFKSDWENGFYNILEMSDYAIDRASTLALMGIEKGKGIRAYDALHCGMASIFLEELQIISEKLDKDSFNFSFVTSDSRQKEAANWIGLPVRYVGS; encoded by the coding sequence TTGTATTTAGATACGAGCGCCCTTCTTAAAATCTATATTCTTGAAACCGGCACCCAAGAGGTTAGAGAACTCGTTCGAGAGGCTGATTTGATTTTTATCTCCAGAATCGCTTATTTAGAATTTCATTCGGCAATATCTCGAAAAGCGTTAGAAGGGGAAAAGGATTGGAGAGAGGCTCTCAAAAACTTTAAGTCCGATTGGGAAAACGGTTTCTATAATATTCTTGAAATGAGTGACTATGCAATCGATCGTGCTTCTACTCTTGCTCTTATGGGGATTGAGAAAGGAAAGGGCATTAGGGCTTATGATGCTCTACACTGTGGAATGGCATCGATATTTTTAGAAGAACTCCAAATTATTTCAGAAAAATTAGATAAAGACAGTTTTAATTTCAGCTTTGTCACTTCAGATAGCAGACAAAAGGAAGCTGCTAATTGGATAGGTCTTCCTGTCCGGTATGTTGGTAGTTAG
- a CDS encoding HAD family hydrolase, with product MTVNSKRAIFFDFGDTLASTTPSYFNRIATAIRSVGYSLSDREFEVAYLKTDYEVYKKYKTLGKVTPREYVEWFFPILCRYLSLEGDPYEIRTRVRQRLKDIKYGRVLAPGSVGLLDFLREKGFILAVISNNDGKTEEKCEELGIREYFQFIADSTKLAMAKPDSRIFRFVLDKLGLSPNEVIHVGDLYGSDVMGGINAGLDVIWLNNREVENLNKAEVASVSNIEEITGLLGLENQK from the coding sequence ATGACCGTAAATTCAAAGAGGGCGATATTCTTCGACTTCGGCGATACACTGGCCTCGACAACGCCATCCTATTTCAACCGAATTGCCACCGCTATAAGGTCGGTCGGATATTCTCTCTCAGACAGGGAGTTCGAGGTCGCATACTTGAAAACGGATTACGAGGTTTACAAAAAATACAAAACCCTGGGAAAAGTCACGCCCAGAGAATACGTCGAGTGGTTTTTCCCGATTCTTTGCAGATATCTATCTCTGGAAGGCGATCCATATGAAATTCGGACGAGAGTGAGACAACGCCTCAAAGACATAAAATACGGAAGAGTCCTAGCCCCGGGGTCGGTAGGGCTGCTTGATTTCTTGCGTGAAAAGGGATTCATCCTGGCGGTGATATCGAATAACGATGGCAAGACCGAGGAGAAATGCGAGGAGCTGGGGATTAGGGAATATTTTCAATTCATAGCCGATTCCACAAAATTGGCCATGGCCAAACCGGATTCACGTATATTTCGTTTTGTCCTGGATAAACTGGGCTTATCTCCAAACGAGGTGATACACGTTGGGGACTTATACGGCTCTGACGTTATGGGGGGAATAAACGCCGGGCTTGATGTGATATGGCTTAACAACAGGGAGGTAGAGAACCTCAATAAAGCCGAAGTAGCAAGTGTGAGCAATATAGAAGAGATCACCGGTCTACTGGGTTTAGAAAACCAGAAGTAG
- a CDS encoding NAD-dependent epimerase/dehydratase family protein encodes MKIALTGGTGFIGGKLAASLTARGYQVRCLVRKTSNVEKLNKLGVELSYGDLSDPGSFDELTKGTDTVYHLAAMVSDWGEKEEFYRLNVEATEGLLSASKKAGVKRFVYMSTCSVLWKSDFWSVHNLVDIDESYPYPSSYNDYYNQSKAEAEKLVIKFYQDTGLETVVIRPSGVWGAGDTVILPRLVKVAKKGILLPIGKGNGFVSPCHVENLVKALILAGEDKNAAGNIYFINDGRKIEHLNFLSKLLKATGIDWSPKISIPYKPAYALASLFELSALITKSKKPPVLTRFAVAAIAGSRTYSIDKARRELGYEPAKGLEEGLDEIREWVRNIGGPEALIELS; translated from the coding sequence ATGAAAATAGCATTAACCGGAGGAACCGGTTTTATAGGCGGAAAACTAGCCGCGAGCCTAACGGCAAGAGGTTACCAAGTTAGATGCCTGGTGAGAAAGACAAGCAACGTCGAGAAGCTAAACAAATTGGGAGTCGAACTCTCCTACGGCGACCTCTCCGACCCGGGCTCCTTCGATGAGTTGACAAAGGGTACGGATACAGTCTACCACCTGGCGGCGATGGTATCGGACTGGGGAGAAAAAGAGGAATTTTACAGGTTGAACGTAGAGGCGACCGAAGGTCTCCTGAGCGCTTCAAAAAAGGCAGGGGTAAAAAGATTTGTGTATATGAGCACCTGTAGCGTGCTCTGGAAATCCGATTTTTGGAGCGTGCACAACCTGGTAGATATAGACGAAAGCTACCCCTATCCCAGCAGCTACAACGACTACTACAACCAATCTAAAGCAGAGGCGGAAAAGCTGGTCATCAAATTCTACCAAGACACCGGACTGGAAACAGTCGTCATCAGGCCCTCCGGCGTATGGGGGGCCGGAGATACCGTCATCCTGCCAAGATTGGTGAAGGTAGCCAAAAAGGGGATTTTACTGCCGATTGGAAAGGGCAATGGCTTTGTCTCGCCCTGTCATGTAGAAAACTTAGTCAAAGCTCTAATTCTTGCCGGTGAAGATAAAAACGCCGCCGGCAACATCTATTTTATAAACGACGGCAGGAAAATAGAGCATCTAAACTTCTTGTCAAAACTACTAAAAGCCACCGGTATAGACTGGTCCCCTAAGATTTCTATCCCTTATAAACCGGCTTATGCATTGGCCTCGTTATTCGAGCTTTCAGCCCTTATTACCAAATCTAAAAAGCCCCCGGTCTTGACCAGGTTCGCCGTCGCCGCCATCGCCGGAAGCAGGACCTATAGTATCGACAAAGCCAGAAGGGAACTGGGCTACGAACCGGCCAAAGGGCTTGAGGAAGGTCTTGATGAAATCAGGGAATGGGTTAGAAATATAGGCGGACCAGAAGCCCTTATTGAACTAAGCTAG
- a CDS encoding SagB family peptide dehydrogenase, whose amino-acid sequence MMKNRNLEEAWEFHNSTKHPGMPPHYLDWANQPIPFKIYTTLDPIEIPKDLSSMGIPALTAISESIAYAEAECIPDLKTLGRLLFFSAGITKRVKYPGGEIDFRAAACTGALYHIDLYLVTGDIDGLNAGVYHFGPHDFSLRMLRHGDFRGVLVDATAGEASVARAPVTIISASTFWRNSWKYQSRAYRHTFWDNGTILANLLAVSSAHRIPARIVLGFKDSVVNHLLGLDTDREAAVSLVPLGHTKTPVESWHEEVEEIKYETMPLSRKEIDYPAIRAMHLASSLEDNDEVREWRSVTIESKMPELRGRLFQLETTGDKDVNLISDSLERTILKRGSTRQFARVPITFRELSNVIYRATRGVQADFLSPYRSMLNDIYLIVNEVEGIPKGAYFYHRNPDAIELLKEGDFRKEAGHLGLGQRIPADASVDVFFLADLNKVLEKFGNRGYRAVQLEAGIIGGRLYLGAYAQGLGASGLTFYDDDVTRFFSPHAKGKSCMFLVALGKSVKKKPR is encoded by the coding sequence ATGATGAAAAACCGTAATTTAGAGGAAGCCTGGGAGTTTCACAACAGCACCAAGCACCCCGGTATGCCGCCCCATTATTTGGATTGGGCTAATCAACCGATTCCGTTCAAAATCTATACTACCCTTGACCCAATCGAGATTCCTAAGGACCTGTCGTCGATGGGTATCCCTGCGCTCACGGCCATATCTGAATCTATTGCTTATGCCGAAGCCGAGTGTATACCGGACCTAAAAACCCTTGGACGTCTCCTTTTTTTCTCGGCGGGGATAACAAAGAGGGTGAAATACCCGGGAGGAGAAATCGACTTTCGAGCCGCTGCCTGCACCGGGGCTTTATACCATATTGATTTATACCTGGTGACTGGAGACATAGACGGGCTTAACGCCGGTGTTTATCATTTCGGCCCGCATGACTTCTCCTTGAGAATGCTTCGCCATGGGGATTTCCGTGGAGTTCTTGTTGATGCAACTGCCGGGGAGGCCTCCGTTGCCCGGGCGCCAGTTACTATTATCTCTGCCAGCACCTTCTGGAGAAATTCCTGGAAGTATCAATCCCGTGCCTACAGGCATACATTCTGGGACAACGGTACAATCCTGGCTAACCTCCTGGCCGTGTCCTCAGCACACCGGATTCCGGCAAGGATTGTACTCGGGTTTAAGGATTCGGTCGTAAATCACCTCCTCGGCCTTGACACCGACCGCGAGGCGGCGGTAAGCCTGGTACCGCTCGGGCATACGAAAACACCGGTGGAGAGCTGGCATGAAGAAGTTGAGGAGATCAAATATGAGACGATGCCGCTATCTAGGAAAGAGATAGACTATCCGGCTATCAGGGCAATGCATCTAGCTTCCTCGCTTGAAGATAATGATGAGGTAAGGGAGTGGAGAAGTGTGACCATAGAATCCAAAATGCCCGAACTCCGGGGCAGGCTTTTCCAGCTTGAAACCACCGGAGATAAAGACGTGAATCTAATCTCAGATTCTCTGGAGAGAACGATCCTAAAGCGGGGTTCCACCCGTCAGTTTGCCCGAGTGCCCATTACATTCCGTGAATTATCAAACGTCATATACCGTGCCACCCGTGGTGTTCAAGCCGATTTTCTATCCCCTTACCGGTCGATGCTTAATGATATTTACCTCATTGTCAACGAGGTCGAGGGAATACCGAAGGGGGCCTATTTTTACCACCGCAATCCCGATGCCATCGAGTTATTAAAGGAGGGTGATTTCCGAAAAGAGGCCGGCCACCTCGGTCTAGGCCAGCGCATACCGGCCGACGCCAGCGTGGACGTTTTTTTCCTGGCTGATTTAAACAAGGTGTTGGAGAAATTTGGAAACCGTGGATATAGAGCGGTACAGCTCGAGGCCGGGATTATCGGAGGAAGGCTCTACCTGGGTGCTTATGCCCAGGGGCTCGGCGCAAGCGGGCTCACCTTTTACGATGACGACGTAACCAGATTTTTCTCACCCCATGCGAAAGGAAAGAGTTGCATGTTTTTAGTGGCGCTGGGTAAGTCGGTGAAGAAAAAACCAAGATAA
- the hpt gene encoding hypoxanthine phosphoribosyltransferase → MRNQAKVKEHIAKTLITEDQIKKRVNELGREISRDYQGKEPVLVTVLRGAVVFLCDLMREISLPVSLDFLSVSSYSGKTQTGVVKILKDLDTNIEDRHVLLVEDIVDTGLTIDYILRTLNERKPTDIRVCALLDKRSCRIVDVPIDYLGFEIPDHFVVGYGMDYEQKYRNLPFIGVLGNKVTDE, encoded by the coding sequence ATGAGGAATCAGGCTAAAGTGAAGGAACATATAGCCAAAACCCTAATCACCGAAGACCAAATAAAGAAACGGGTTAATGAACTAGGAAGAGAAATATCCCGAGATTATCAGGGAAAGGAGCCTGTACTGGTTACCGTACTCCGAGGGGCAGTGGTTTTTCTCTGTGACTTGATGCGGGAGATTTCTTTACCGGTCAGCCTCGACTTTCTATCCGTCTCTAGCTACTCGGGAAAAACCCAAACCGGGGTGGTAAAGATTCTGAAGGATTTGGACACGAACATCGAAGACAGGCATGTCCTATTGGTGGAGGATATTGTTGATACAGGTTTAACAATCGATTATATACTTAGAACTTTAAATGAGAGAAAACCTACGGATATCCGTGTGTGTGCCCTTCTCGACAAGAGGTCGTGCCGAATCGTGGATGTCCCTATCGATTACTTAGGATTCGAAATCCCCGACCATTTCGTAGTGGGATATGGCATGGATTATGAACAAAAGTATAGAAACCTCCCCTTTATCGGGGTGCTCGGCAACAAGGTTACGGATGAATAA
- the msrA gene encoding peptide-methionine (S)-S-oxide reductase MsrA — MGLIKSGKSLIPPIDASAPGKTETATLAMGCFWDPDALFGSTKGVVRTRVGYSGGTLKNPTYHNLGDHIETIQVDYDPGQISYEKLLWIFWGGHAPQDRAWKRQYMSAVFFHDQEQEKLAKEIKERVQAKLKTRLFTEIIPFSEFYMAEDYHQKYHLQGHPELMKEFRRFYPDMKDIIASTAAARVNGYLGGYGTLESLDNEIESYGLSPEGIKKLKSIARGSKRCNPIWL; from the coding sequence ATGGGATTGATAAAGTCCGGCAAAAGCTTGATTCCGCCAATCGACGCATCCGCACCCGGTAAGACCGAGACGGCCACATTGGCAATGGGTTGTTTCTGGGACCCCGACGCCTTGTTCGGAAGCACCAAGGGAGTGGTGCGCACCCGGGTCGGATATTCCGGCGGCACCTTAAAAAACCCCACTTACCACAACCTGGGTGATCATATCGAGACCATCCAGGTCGATTATGACCCAGGCCAAATATCCTACGAGAAATTATTATGGATTTTCTGGGGCGGCCATGCCCCTCAGGATAGAGCATGGAAAAGGCAATACATGTCCGCAGTGTTCTTCCATGACCAGGAACAGGAAAAGCTGGCCAAGGAAATTAAAGAAAGGGTTCAAGCAAAATTAAAAACCCGGTTATTCACCGAGATCATTCCCTTCTCCGAGTTCTACATGGCCGAGGATTATCATCAGAAGTATCATCTCCAAGGCCATCCCGAGCTTATGAAGGAATTCAGGCGATTCTATCCGGATATGAAAGACATCATCGCTTCAACCGCCGCCGCCCGCGTGAACGGCTATTTAGGCGGTTATGGCACGCTCGAAAGCCTGGATAACGAGATAGAAAGCTACGGCCTCTCGCCCGAAGGAATTAAAAAGCTGAAGTCGATCGCCCGGGGTTCAAAGCGGTGTAACCCGATATGGTTATGA
- a CDS encoding DUF962 domain-containing protein: MEEKKEFKSFSEFYPFYLSEHSNPVNRRLHFFGCLLVILILLYAIFTKTWLALILLPIVGYGFAWIGHYFVEKNRPATFTYPLYSFMGDWVMFKDIISGKVKL, encoded by the coding sequence ATGGAAGAGAAAAAAGAATTCAAAAGCTTCTCCGAGTTTTATCCTTTTTATTTATCGGAGCACAGCAACCCGGTCAACCGCCGTCTTCATTTCTTCGGTTGCCTACTGGTTATTCTTATCCTTCTCTACGCCATATTCACCAAAACCTGGCTCGCGCTGATCCTGCTCCCGATCGTCGGCTATGGGTTTGCCTGGATCGGCCATTACTTCGTGGAAAAGAACCGTCCGGCTACATTCACCTACCCGCTCTACAGCTTCATGGGGGACTGGGTTATGTTCAAAGACATAATCAGCGGCAAAGTTAAATTATAG